The genomic interval CCCGTACCACCAAGTCCGCCTCCGACGTGGCCGTGCGCCTGACCGCGCTCTCGCGCGAGCGCGCCTGGGACGTGTACCGCGACATCGCGTGGCCCGAGGCGCTGACCGGCGAGCGCTACTGCATGGCGCCCGAGCTGATGAGCGTTTGGGGCACGGAGTACTGGGACACACTCGACGAGGCTCAGCGACTGCGGCTGTCGCTCTACGAGTGCGCCAACTTCTTCAGCCTGACGCTGCAGGGCGAGCGGCCGCTGGTGGCGGGGCTGAGCGACCGCCTCTACTCGAAGCGCGTCACCAAGGAAGGCACCGAGTACCTGCACCACTTCCTCGACGAGGAGAACAAGCACATGGTGATGTTCGGGATGTTCCTGAACCGCTACGTGGGCAAGGTCTACCCCGAGAAGAAGGTGGCGCTCGAGCGCAGCTACGCCAAGGGCGAAGAAGAAGTGATGTTCTTCTGCAAGGCGCTCGTCGTGGAGGAGCTGGGCGACTACTACAACATGAAGATGATGAACGACGCGCGCCTCGAGCCCATCGTGCGCGAGCTGAACGACGTGCATCACCGCGACGAGTCGCGGCACATCGCCTTCGGTCGCCTGCACCTGGCGGAGCTCGCCGCGCACTGGCTGAGTGAGTGGAGCGACGAGGTGCGCATGCGCGTGCAGACGTGGCTGGCGCAGTACCTGAAAGCCAGCTGGGCCGACTTCTACAACCCCAGCATGTACCGCGACGCGGGGCTGCCCGACGCG from Sandaracinaceae bacterium carries:
- a CDS encoding diiron oxygenase gives rise to the protein MSTAAPARTTKSASDVAVRLTALSRERAWDVYRDIAWPEALTGERYCMAPELMSVWGTEYWDTLDEAQRLRLSLYECANFFSLTLQGERPLVAGLSDRLYSKRVTKEGTEYLHHFLDEENKHMVMFGMFLNRYVGKVYPEKKVALERSYAKGEEEVMFFCKALVVEELGDYYNMKMMNDARLEPIVRELNDVHHRDESRHIAFGRLHLAELAAHWLSEWSDEVRMRVQTWLAQYLKASWADFYNPSMYRDAGLPDAFKLRTAVMAHPASAALRTQASAKLVRLFLDCGLLSEAPAL